Proteins from one Nicotiana tabacum cultivar K326 chromosome 23, ASM71507v2, whole genome shotgun sequence genomic window:
- the LOC107782779 gene encoding large ribosomal subunit protein uL30y-like, whose translation MGEEVKGAVPVPESVLKKQKRSEEWALAKKQELEAAKKKSSENRKLIYNRAKQYAKEYEQQDKELICLKREARLKGGFYVDPEAKLLFIIRIRGINAMPPQTKKILQLLRLRQIFNGVFLKVNKATVNMLHRVEPYVTYGYPNLKSVRELIYKRGFGKVDKQRIALTDNSVIEQVLGKHGIICMEDLVHEILTVGPHFKEANNFLWPFQLKAPLGGLKKKRNHYVEGGDAGNRENYINELIRRMN comes from the exons ATGGGTGAGGAAGTTAAGGGAGCTGTTCCAGTTCCAGAGTCAGTGCTGAAGAAGCAAAAGAGGAGTGAGGAATGGGCCCTTGCAAAGAAACAAGAGCTTGAAGCtgcaaagaagaagagttccgAGAACCGGAAATTGATCTACAACAGAGCTAAGCAGTATGCTAAGGAATATGAGCAGCAG GATAAGGAGTTGATTTGCTTGAAGCGCGAGGCTAGATTGAAGGGTGGTTTCTATGTTGACCCTGAGGCAAAGTTGTTGTTCATCATTAGGATCCGTGG GATTAATGCTATGCCCCCACagaccaaaaagattttgcaGCTTCTACGGTTGAGACAG ATCTTTAACGGTGTCTTTTTGAAAGTCAACAAAGCTACAGTGAACATGCTTCACAGGGTTGAACCTTATGTTACCTATGG TTATCCTAACCTGAAAAGTGTTAGAGAATTGATCTACAAGAGAGGTTTCGGGAAAGTTGACAAGCAGAGAATTGCTTTAACTGACAACTCTGTCATTGAGCAG GTGTTGGGCAAACATGGAATTATCTGCATGGAAGATCTAGTCCATGAGATCTTGACCGTCGGACCCCATTTCAAGGAGGCTAACAACTTCCTATGGCCATTCCAGCTTAAGGCACCTTTGGGTGGACTCAAGAAGAAAAGGAATCACTATGTTGAAGGAGGTGATGCTGGTAATCGCGAGAACTATATCAATGAACTTATTAGGAGGATGAACTAA